AAAACACTTGCAATCACTACTATTAGCACTAAAAATATGAAATAATTATTAGAAGAACTAACTGAAGAAGTAGTCGAACTAGAAATTATAGGAGCAGAAGAAGTTGAAACTGTAGAGGAGCTAGGGAGATAAGTAACGGAATAAATGACACTAACAGAATTAGAATCTTCATTAACCACATAAACGTAACCGTTTATAGGATCGTATACTGCACTTACTGGATTTTCCCCTACAGTTATTGTGTACAATAATTGAGTATTATTTATTATATACACAACTCCATCTCCTAAAACATAAACGTAACCGTTAGCTTGATCGTAAACACCACACTTAGGTGCAAAAGCTTTAATTGAAGTTATAATGGAAGTACCAGAAACAACTACTACAGTATTATCTCCAGGGTCCATAAAGTATACGTAGCCATTCGAAGGATTGTAAGTAGCTGTTGTAAGTAAACCACCAGCATTTATTGTATATGGAGTAGGAGTACTAGAAACAACTGATATTGTTCCAGCTAAATAATTTGTTATGTACAAATACCCATTTGAGGGATCGTAAGTAACAGAGTAAGGTTCAACTTCAACCTTAATAGATCCAATAATTGATGTGCCTGAAATGATTGAAACTTGATTAGAAGGGATATTAAAAGTTGGATTACAAAAATCTGCTACAAATACATCTGTGTTAGCTGGATCATAAGTAGCGGAAATAGGGTTAAATCCTATTGGTATATTCGCTATAACAGAAGTATCAGAGATTACTATAATATTTTCACCACTATAGTCAACAAGATATATATAACCGTTAGCTGGGTCATAAATCGCATCAGTTATATAAATGTGATTATAAAATGGTGGACTTAAGGCTGAAGTAGGTGGAGTACCTAAAGATATTGTTGTGATAACGGTTGTATTAGAAATAACAGAGACAGAGAATGAGCTATTATCAACCACGTATATATAACCATTAGTGGGGTCATAAACTCCTAAAACTGGATTTGGCTCTACGGAGATATTAGCTATAACTGATGTGTTAGCTATAACTGAAACTGTATTAGATCTTGAATTTAATACATAAATATAGTTATTTTTTGGATCGTAAATTGCATATGCTGGCGAAGAACCTACTTTAATAGTTAAAGTTTTAAATTCAATATGAGTAAGAACAATAGATGCTTCAGATAGAATACCAAGTTTTGATAAATCTTTTGTAGAGTAAGATTTAGCATTATTATTTTGAGTACCCTCTATATGAGAAATTCCATAAACGTTGAAAGTTAAACTAAACAATAAAATAGTCAGCAAAAATAAGACGAGATTTAAACCTACTTTTCTAATAGACATCCTATTATATTCTCTTCCTTTTTATATTTAAAGATAACGATAAATTTCAAATACCCCTTTTATCTTTCATGTGCTTTCTGTATAAATCTTTATGAAAATTTTGACTATTAATCTATTTCCAGGCATATTTTAACTTTTCAAGAGTTAGAGATATTAATAGATTGTCTTTCTTTTTCCCTTAATAAAACAACAAACAAGATAAAAATTTTTAAATATAATTTGAGGTTTTAAAATATCGATTTTACTACTAATATCTAGTTAAGTAGTCTATACATAACTTACGAATTAAGCTCTATGTAAAAATCAAATTATAAACGTTAATGGTTGAGTCATGCTATTAGGGCTTATATAAAGTTCTTGCAAACAAAATATCATTTGTAATTGCTTAGAACGAAAGCTTTCTCGATAAAAATATCTCTTATCATTTGATTGCCTCCATTATGTCACAATTTTGGTACAAATTATTTCTATAACTTTCCTATATACTTTTAATATTT
The nucleotide sequence above comes from Sulfurisphaera javensis. Encoded proteins:
- a CDS encoding YncE family protein, producing MSIRKVGLNLVLFLLTILLFSLTFNVYGISHIEGTQNNNAKSYSTKDLSKLGILSEASIVLTHIEFKTLTIKVGSSPAYAIYDPKNNYIYVLNSRSNTVSVIANTSVIANISVEPNPVLGVYDPTNGYIYVVDNSSFSVSVISNTTVITTISLGTPPTSALSPPFYNHIYITDAIYDPANGYIYLVDYSGENIIVISDTSVIANIPIGFNPISATYDPANTDVFVADFCNPTFNIPSNQVSIISGTSIIGSIKVEVEPYSVTYDPSNGYLYITNYLAGTISVVSSTPTPYTINAGGLLTTATYNPSNGYVYFMDPGDNTVVVVSGTSIITSIKAFAPKCGVYDQANGYVYVLGDGVVYIINNTQLLYTITVGENPVSAVYDPINGYVYVVNEDSNSVSVIYSVTYLPSSSTVSTSSAPIISSSTTSSVSSSNNYFIFLVLIVVIASVFAVVGGILTIKRGVRSLLL